The Doryrhamphus excisus isolate RoL2022-K1 chromosome 1, RoL_Dexc_1.0, whole genome shotgun sequence genome includes a window with the following:
- the rps19bp1 gene encoding ribosomal protein S19 binding protein 1 — MSASLIRRGLELLSNDIKDDNKLKKKKHPTPSSATVKGLVSTKRQGVTRQVKRLQGRLGPGKSKATVKDKRIKCAVDEFRKKQRKSAMRENLKYFMRTDFKADKSDVSKIQSHLARRQSRNRPSEHRREAKDTSVFTEEEFQQFQKEYFGAAIATKKKSSSKR; from the exons ATGTCGGCATCGTTGATTAGGAGAGGACTGGAGCTGCTGAGCAATGACATTAAAG ATGACAACAagctaaagaagaagaagcatccAACCCCCAGCTCCGCCACAGTGAAGGGGCTGGTGAGTACCAAGCGACAGGGTGTGACCCGGCAGGTCAAGCGGCTGCAAGGCCGCCTTGGTCCCGGCAAGAGCAAAGCTACGGTCAAAGACAAGAGGATCAAGTGTGCCGTGG ACGAGTTCCGGAAGAAGCAACGGAAAAGTGCCATGAGAGAGAATCTCAAATACTTTATGAGAACCGACTTCAAGGCAGATAAATCTGACGTGTCAAAG ATCCAGAGCCACTTAGCAAGAAGACAGTCCAGGAATCGCCCCAGTGAGCATCGTCGGGAGGCCAAAGATACATCTGTGTTCACAGAGGAGGAGTTTCAGCAGTTCCAGAAGGAATATTTTGGCGCGGCCATCGCGACAAAGAAAAAGAGTTCATCCAAACGATAA
- the LOC131138897 gene encoding 3-mercaptopyruvate sulfurtransferase-like, giving the protein MSVQAGAVVTSRWLMEAARLHHKKLCILDTSWYWPKARRSAKSEFSSRHIPGAAFLDLAECCDKTSPLEHMLPSEQNFADYVGRLGVDGDTHVVVYDASDFGAFSAPRAWWMFRVFGHSRVSVLDGGLRNWQREGRPLSDVAVRPRPGVFKASLNRSWVKTYQDLVGNLDSKKFQVVDARPSGRFRGLDPEPRDNREPGHIPGSINIPFHSFLSPSGHFLSKKRLQVLFSQAGVDLGCPMCVLCGSAVTACHLALAAHECGHPGVSVYDGGWSEWYVRAMPENIISEGRGKSLCLVGESRLE; this is encoded by the exons ATGAGTGTTCAGGCGGGAGCCGTGGTCACCTCCAGGTGGCTTATGGAGGCTGCCAGGCTGCACCACAAGAAACTTTGCATCCTGGACACTTCTTGGTACTGGCCCAAAGCGAGGCGCAGTGCCAAGAGTGAGTTCAGTAGCAGACACATCCCGGGTGCCGCCTTTTTGGACCTGGCCGAGTGCTGTGATAAAACCTCCCCTCTGGAACACATGCTGCCCTCCGAGCAGAACTTTGCGGACTACGTGGGGCGCCTAGGTGTGGATGGAGACACGCATGTGGTGGTATATGATGCTAGCGACTTTGGCGCCTTCTCTGCTCCAAGAGCCTGGTGGATGTTCCGGGTGTTTGGACACAGTCGGGTGTCGGTGCTGGACGGGGGACTCAGGAACTGGCAACGGGAGGGGCGGCCGTTGAGCGACGTGGCGGTCAGACCCAGGCCCGGTGTGTTCAAGGCCTCCCTAAACCGCAGCTGGGTCAAGACCTATCAGGACCTTGTGGGCAACCTGGACTCCAAAAAGTTCCAGGTGGTGGATGCCAGGCCAAGTGGCAGGTTCCGAGGACTGGACCCTGAACCCAGAGACA ACAGAGAACCGGGCCACATTCCCGGCTCCATCAACATTCCCTTCCACTCCTTCCTGTCGCCGTCGGGCCACTTCCTGTCAAAGAAGCGACTCCAGGTTCTGTTTTCCCAGGCCGGCGTCGACCTCGGCTGCCCGATGTGCGTGCTGTGCGGCTCGGCGGTGACAGCGTGCCATCTGGCGCTGGCGGCCCACGAGTGCGGACACCCAGGCGTTTCGGTGTATGACGGCGGCTGGTCCGAGTGGTACGTGCGTGCCATGCCAGAGAACATCATTTCGGAAGGCCGGGGGAAGAGCCTGTGCTTAGTGGGAGAGTCTAGACTGGAATGA